One window of Candidatus Rokuibacteriota bacterium genomic DNA carries:
- a CDS encoding GNAT family N-acetyltransferase, translated as MRFASMVERIEDPAGFEKLRDEWDELLEESASNCLFLTWEWLHTWWRHLGEGRQLSLIAVRCEGRLIAVAPLTVRPRRVTGLVPFRVLEFLGTGSVGSDYLDLIIRRGREREAIRALVEHLADGKLMLELAQVNRHSCLAAGLATQLMLRGWRRSRATTDICPFIRLSGHSWQSYLATLGAEHRYNFGRRLRNLTKRFDVRFERVAWEEQRRTTLSALFALHDVRWRERGGSTAFCTPGLRSFHEEVSRLALQRGWLRLFVLRVDGKPAAALYGFAYGRTFYFYQAGFDPCYTKQSVGLVTLGLAIQNAIEEGVDEFDLLHGDEQYKLHWAREARELERVELYPPRVRGLLYEGAVELGRAARRLARRVLPNAIVKKIETGGPIDLWKWRTAA; from the coding sequence ATGCGGTTTGCGAGCATGGTCGAGAGGATAGAGGATCCGGCGGGCTTTGAGAAGCTCAGGGACGAGTGGGACGAGCTGCTCGAGGAGAGCGCGTCCAACTGTCTGTTCCTGACCTGGGAATGGCTGCACACGTGGTGGAGACATCTGGGGGAAGGCCGGCAGCTATCGCTGATTGCGGTTCGGTGCGAGGGCCGGCTGATCGCGGTGGCGCCGCTAACCGTGAGGCCGCGTCGAGTCACCGGCCTGGTTCCGTTTCGGGTACTCGAATTCCTTGGAACCGGCAGCGTCGGGTCCGATTACCTGGACCTCATCATCAGGCGAGGGCGGGAGCGGGAAGCGATACGCGCCCTCGTGGAGCATCTGGCCGACGGAAAGCTCATGCTGGAGCTGGCCCAGGTGAACAGGCATTCGTGTCTGGCCGCGGGCCTGGCCACGCAGCTGATGCTGCGAGGCTGGCGGCGCAGCCGGGCGACGACGGACATCTGCCCGTTCATACGATTATCCGGCCACTCCTGGCAATCCTATCTCGCGACCCTGGGCGCGGAACACCGCTACAACTTCGGCCGGAGGCTGAGGAACCTGACGAAGCGGTTTGACGTACGTTTCGAACGAGTGGCATGGGAAGAGCAGCGCAGGACGACGCTGTCGGCCCTCTTCGCGCTGCACGACGTGCGCTGGCGGGAACGAGGGGGGTCCACGGCCTTTTGCACTCCTGGCCTTCGCTCGTTCCATGAGGAGGTCAGCCGTTTAGCGCTTCAGCGCGGCTGGCTGCGCCTCTTTGTCCTGCGGGTTGACGGGAAACCTGCGGCAGCGCTCTACGGATTCGCCTACGGACGGACCTTTTACTTCTATCAGGCGGGCTTCGACCCCTGCTACACCAAGCAGAGCGTGGGTCTCGTCACCCTGGGCCTCGCCATACAGAACGCGATCGAAGAGGGCGTGGACGAATTTGATCTGCTGCACGGGGACGAGCAGTACAAGTTGCATTGGGCGCGTGAGGCGCGCGAACTCGAACGGGTCGAGCTGTACCCCCCTCGCGTGCGAGGACTGCTCTACGAGGGCGCCGTGGAGCTGGGTCGAGCCGCGCGAAGACTGGCGCGGCGCGTGCTCCCGAACGCGATCGTGAAGAAGATCGAGACTGGAGGACCGATTGATCTGTGGAAATGGCGTACGGCTGCGTAG
- a CDS encoding polysaccharide deacetylase family protein translates to MPLVVCYHRVVEHFDPDERTVMPAMLISRGVLERHLDWIGLRFRFISLDELGSRLESGEPFDGPVAAVTFDDGYSDVYENAFPILKRKGIPAAFFVITDLIGTSRLPVYDRLYLLLAERFAKWGSVMSRTPGPRASGKRASPRGTVPTCLGESPVGVLGALLDALSQSEIERVIEALEAGCEVDQRGLDGARPASWEMVAEMCRAGMTIGSHTRSHVLLPNEHEEKVLEEIAGSRRELESRLGVPVNHFAYPSGRFNAAVVRAVAARGYRFGYTVCRHRDDRYPLLTIPRRVLWENSCLDGRGLFSPAIMHCQAHGLFDHFAPACEQDHGWPNGQTGASRVVLDLGPAGG, encoded by the coding sequence ATGCCTCTGGTGGTCTGTTACCACCGGGTGGTCGAGCATTTTGATCCGGACGAGAGGACTGTGATGCCCGCGATGCTGATCAGTCGCGGAGTGCTCGAGCGACACCTGGACTGGATCGGGCTGCGGTTCCGCTTCATCTCGCTCGACGAGCTAGGATCGCGGCTGGAGTCCGGGGAGCCGTTCGACGGGCCGGTGGCCGCCGTCACGTTCGACGATGGCTACAGCGATGTGTACGAGAACGCGTTCCCGATCCTGAAGCGAAAAGGCATCCCCGCGGCGTTTTTCGTCATTACGGACCTGATCGGCACCTCGCGCCTGCCGGTGTACGACAGGCTCTACCTGTTGCTCGCAGAGAGGTTTGCGAAATGGGGTTCGGTCATGTCCCGCACGCCTGGTCCACGAGCGAGCGGCAAACGGGCGAGCCCGCGCGGCACGGTGCCCACCTGTCTGGGCGAGAGCCCTGTCGGCGTGCTGGGCGCGCTGCTCGATGCGTTGTCCCAGAGCGAAATCGAGCGCGTGATCGAGGCGCTCGAAGCCGGGTGCGAGGTGGACCAGCGCGGGCTGGACGGAGCTCGCCCTGCGAGCTGGGAGATGGTCGCCGAGATGTGCCGCGCCGGGATGACGATCGGGTCGCACACGCGGAGCCATGTCCTGCTGCCGAACGAACACGAAGAAAAGGTGCTGGAGGAGATCGCGGGCTCGCGGCGAGAACTGGAGAGCCGACTCGGAGTACCGGTCAACCATTTCGCGTATCCGAGCGGGCGCTTCAATGCGGCGGTGGTTCGGGCGGTCGCGGCTCGCGGGTACCGCTTCGGCTATACCGTGTGTCGGCACCGTGACGATCGCTATCCGTTGCTGACGATCCCGCGGCGGGTCCTGTGGGAGAATTCGTGCCTCGACGGGCGCGGGCTCTTTTCCCCGGCCATCATGCACTGCCAGGCTCACGGGCTCTTCGACCATTTCGCGCCCGCGTGCGAGCAGGATCACGGCTGGCCGAACGGCCAGACCGGCGCGTCTCGCGTCGTGTTGGACCTCGGGCCAGCGGGCGGCTAG
- a CDS encoding oligosaccharide flippase family protein, which translates to MAFAATFFIPVVLVRIFAPAEFGTYKQLFLICATLYGIAQVGMAESLFYFLPSGQRDAARYVVNSMLVLAAAGLACLGLLELGGSAISHWLSNSELAPHLPFIGIYLLLLLVSAVLEIVMISRQRYFLASSSYALFDVLRAVLFLIPALLLRRLEWLILGGVVSAALRFCAVLLYLRREFHGELKPDAALLKEQVAYALPFQLWVLVEIVQANFHQYAVSYGFDAATFAIYAVGCFQIPAVDWVTTSAGNVMMVRMSEKIGDGQRESVPGIWRDVTRNLALIFFPLVGLLLVAAPELIVFLFTETYRASVPLFMIWSAALVLAAFQTDAALRVYAETRFLFGVSTLRLVLITGLIGGFLSAFHMLGAVLVTVLAMVVGKVLALARIKRLLGVGVAEFLPWRSLAAIVAVAAAAGAVALGVKSQMELSTLPVLVTTSLVYAASYAGLSWWLGLFGETGTMVVTRWLQRPSVGPAQATGADRG; encoded by the coding sequence TTGGCCTTCGCCGCGACGTTCTTCATCCCCGTCGTGCTCGTCAGGATCTTCGCCCCGGCGGAATTCGGCACGTATAAGCAGCTGTTTTTGATTTGCGCGACGTTGTACGGCATCGCTCAGGTGGGGATGGCGGAGAGCCTGTTTTACTTCCTCCCCTCGGGTCAGCGGGACGCGGCGAGATACGTCGTCAATTCGATGCTCGTGCTGGCAGCGGCCGGGCTGGCTTGCCTCGGGCTTCTGGAGCTCGGCGGGTCGGCGATTTCGCACTGGCTGAGCAACAGCGAGCTGGCACCGCATCTCCCGTTCATCGGGATATACCTGCTCCTGCTGCTGGTCTCGGCCGTGCTCGAGATCGTCATGATATCGCGGCAGCGCTACTTCCTGGCGTCCAGCTCGTACGCGCTTTTCGACGTGCTGCGAGCGGTCCTGTTCCTGATTCCCGCACTCCTGCTGCGCCGGCTGGAGTGGCTGATCCTGGGTGGGGTGGTCTCCGCGGCGCTGCGCTTTTGCGCGGTCCTTCTGTATCTGAGGCGCGAGTTTCACGGTGAACTCAAGCCGGATGCGGCGCTGCTGAAGGAGCAAGTGGCCTATGCCTTGCCGTTCCAGCTGTGGGTCCTCGTCGAGATCGTGCAAGCGAACTTCCATCAGTACGCGGTGTCCTATGGCTTCGACGCGGCGACCTTCGCGATCTACGCCGTGGGCTGCTTTCAGATACCGGCGGTCGACTGGGTCACGACATCCGCGGGCAACGTGATGATGGTCCGGATGAGCGAGAAGATCGGGGACGGCCAACGGGAGTCTGTGCCGGGGATATGGCGGGATGTGACGCGGAACCTCGCGCTGATCTTTTTCCCGCTCGTGGGTTTGCTACTGGTCGCGGCGCCCGAGCTTATTGTCTTCCTCTTCACGGAGACCTACCGCGCCAGCGTCCCGCTGTTCATGATCTGGTCGGCGGCGCTCGTGCTGGCTGCGTTTCAGACCGATGCGGCCCTGCGCGTGTACGCGGAAACCCGATTTCTGTTCGGGGTCAGTACCCTGCGGCTCGTGCTGATTACGGGGTTGATCGGCGGGTTCCTGTCCGCCTTTCACATGCTGGGCGCGGTGCTGGTGACCGTCCTCGCGATGGTGGTCGGCAAGGTGCTGGCATTGGCGCGGATCAAGCGGCTCCTGGGGGTCGGCGTGGCCGAGTTTCTGCCGTGGAGGAGCCTCGCGGCGATTGTCGCGGTTGCGGCCGCGGCCGGAGCGGTGGCGCTCGGCGTGAAATCGCAGATGGAGCTATCGACGCTCCCGGTGTTGGTGACGACCAGCCTCGTGTACGCGGCCTCGTATGCCGGTCTGTCCTGGTGGTTGGGCCTGTTCGGCGAGACGGGAACAATGGTGGTCACGCGGTGGCTGCAGCGACCGTCCGTGGGCCCGGCCCAGGCCACCGGGGCGGATCGAGGGTAG
- the asnB gene encoding asparagine synthase (glutamine-hydrolyzing), translated as MCGIAGIASFGGRPVSVDEVRAMCDALVHRGPDDNGFYAGPGVALGMRRLSIIDLETGRQPIRNEDGSVWVVFNGEIYNFRELRRELEQRGHRFYTATDSETIVHLYEEDGARCVEKMRGMFAFAVWDARRRQLLLARDRLGIKPLYYAELGGRLVFGSELKAILQLPEAGRSLNWNAVNHLFVSLSTSRSESIIAGIRKLEPGHVLTVSAERGSVIESYWDVRFEPDYGRSEGYFVERLRELLDESVTLHLVSDVPLGAFLSGGIDSSSVVATMARVASGPVKTFSIGFSDDDYNELGYARRVAEDFGTEHHELLLQPDVVEILDELAWYLDEPFGDSSAIPTYMVSKVASEHVTVVLSGDGGDELFAGYDKYVVEKKERKYRFVPAPMRRGLGIIAGMMPEGMRGRNFLRHISLADVERYLDAGTLFRLGEQKKLFRPEVVEMFSGYDPWRREKEYLVGTNGNWLSTLQYLDFKTYLPLDILTKVDRMSMAHSIEARPPLLDHKLVEFAATIPPELKLRNGTTKDIFKRAMRGILPDAIIDRPKRGFAIPLGRWFRGQLGGFVRELLLSERSRRRGIFNGAYIEELLRRPERGRELDLQLWTLISFELWCRTFLDTGPRRAAVGASAAFRRQPEGRAT; from the coding sequence ATGTGCGGCATTGCGGGGATAGCGAGCTTCGGCGGGCGGCCCGTTTCGGTGGATGAGGTGCGGGCGATGTGCGACGCGCTGGTCCATCGCGGGCCCGATGACAACGGGTTCTACGCGGGTCCGGGGGTCGCGCTCGGGATGCGCCGCCTGAGCATCATAGACCTCGAGACCGGGCGCCAGCCGATCCGGAACGAGGACGGGTCGGTATGGGTGGTGTTCAACGGGGAAATTTATAACTTCAGGGAGCTGCGCCGGGAATTGGAGCAGCGTGGGCACCGCTTTTACACGGCGACGGATAGCGAGACGATCGTGCACCTGTACGAGGAAGACGGGGCGCGCTGCGTGGAGAAAATGCGCGGCATGTTCGCGTTTGCCGTGTGGGACGCGCGGCGCCGGCAACTGCTGCTCGCTCGCGACCGCCTGGGGATCAAGCCGCTGTATTACGCGGAGCTTGGCGGGAGGCTGGTCTTCGGCTCCGAGCTGAAGGCGATTCTCCAGCTGCCCGAGGCCGGCCGCAGCCTGAACTGGAACGCGGTCAACCACCTCTTCGTGTCTCTGTCCACGTCCCGGTCCGAGAGCATCATCGCGGGCATCCGGAAGCTCGAGCCGGGGCACGTGTTGACGGTATCAGCGGAGCGCGGGTCCGTCATCGAGAGCTATTGGGATGTGAGGTTCGAGCCCGACTACGGGCGCAGCGAGGGGTATTTCGTGGAGCGGCTCCGCGAGCTGCTCGACGAGTCCGTGACCCTGCACCTGGTCAGCGATGTGCCGCTGGGAGCCTTTCTGAGCGGTGGGATCGATTCGAGCTCGGTGGTGGCGACAATGGCCCGGGTGGCCTCAGGCCCGGTGAAGACCTTCTCCATCGGCTTCTCAGATGACGATTACAACGAGCTGGGCTATGCCCGCCGCGTGGCGGAGGACTTCGGCACCGAGCACCACGAGCTGCTCCTCCAGCCAGATGTGGTCGAGATCCTTGACGAGCTCGCCTGGTACCTGGACGAGCCGTTCGGCGACTCCTCGGCAATCCCGACCTACATGGTGTCGAAGGTGGCGTCGGAGCACGTGACCGTGGTGCTGTCCGGGGACGGGGGGGACGAGCTGTTCGCCGGCTACGACAAGTACGTGGTGGAAAAGAAGGAACGGAAATATCGGTTCGTGCCCGCCCCCATGCGCAGAGGGCTCGGCATCATCGCCGGCATGATGCCGGAGGGGATGAGAGGACGGAACTTCTTGCGGCACATCTCGCTGGCGGATGTCGAACGGTACCTGGACGCGGGGACGCTCTTCAGGCTGGGCGAACAGAAGAAGCTGTTCCGGCCCGAGGTGGTCGAGATGTTCTCGGGGTATGACCCCTGGCGGCGGGAGAAGGAATACCTGGTGGGGACGAACGGCAACTGGCTGTCGACGCTCCAGTATCTGGACTTCAAGACGTATCTCCCGCTCGATATCCTCACCAAAGTGGATCGGATGAGCATGGCCCATTCCATCGAAGCGCGTCCGCCGCTGCTCGATCACAAGCTGGTCGAGTTCGCGGCGACGATTCCGCCGGAGCTGAAGCTGCGCAACGGCACGACGAAGGACATCTTCAAGCGCGCCATGCGCGGAATCTTGCCCGACGCGATCATCGACAGGCCGAAGCGCGGCTTCGCCATCCCCCTGGGGCGCTGGTTCAGAGGGCAGCTCGGCGGGTTCGTCCGCGAACTGCTGCTGTCCGAGCGGAGCCGGCGCCGCGGGATCTTCAACGGAGCTTACATCGAGGAGCTTCTGCGCCGGCCCGAACGCGGCCGTGAGCTGGACCTGCAGCTCTGGACGCTGATCTCGTTCGAGCTGTGGTGCCGGACGTTCCTCGATACCGGGCCGAGGAGAGCCGCTGTTGGAGCGAGCGCCGCGTTCCGAAGGCAACCTGAAGGGAGGGCAACATGA
- a CDS encoding glycosyltransferase family 4 protein — translation MGLVAACLDILGGQGIQARALLENLRNDRYKVTFVPINPPFPRGLRWIRRCPYVRTLLNQALYLPRLVRLRRADVVHILSASYWSFLLAPAPAILAGRMLGKRVVLNYHSGEAEDHLARWGVLVHPWLALVDELVVPSEYLRGVFARHGYRARVIPNVVDTSHFGYRERMPLRPRLLSTRNLEPYYRVDVTIEAFALLKARYPDATLTVAGYGSAEGRLRRLAASIGTPGIRFVGRIEPPAMPGLYGGADIFVNSSILDNQPVSVLEAFAAGLPVVSTAAGDLANLVRDGETGLTVPPEDPAAMALAIAALLEEPDRARSLARRARQEVEKHTWPHTREAWAAVYSGEAT, via the coding sequence ATGGGACTGGTGGCGGCCTGCCTGGACATTCTCGGGGGCCAGGGGATCCAGGCGCGCGCGCTGCTCGAGAATCTTCGAAACGATCGCTACAAGGTAACCTTTGTTCCGATCAACCCCCCCTTTCCGCGGGGGCTCCGGTGGATTCGCCGCTGCCCGTATGTCCGGACGCTCCTGAACCAGGCGCTCTACCTCCCGCGCCTCGTTCGCCTTCGCCGGGCTGACGTCGTGCACATTCTTTCCGCCTCCTACTGGTCCTTTCTGCTCGCGCCGGCGCCGGCGATCCTGGCGGGGCGAATGCTCGGGAAACGGGTCGTCTTGAACTACCACAGCGGCGAGGCGGAGGACCACCTCGCGCGCTGGGGCGTGCTGGTCCACCCCTGGTTGGCTCTGGTCGACGAGCTTGTCGTGCCGTCGGAGTACCTGCGGGGGGTGTTCGCGCGCCACGGCTATCGGGCCCGCGTGATCCCGAATGTCGTGGACACGTCCCACTTTGGCTATCGGGAGCGGATGCCGCTGCGGCCGCGGCTTCTGTCCACCCGGAACCTGGAGCCCTACTACCGGGTGGACGTCACCATCGAGGCCTTCGCGCTCCTCAAGGCCCGGTATCCGGACGCGACCCTGACCGTCGCGGGCTACGGCAGCGCGGAGGGGAGGCTGCGGCGGCTTGCGGCCTCCATCGGAACCCCGGGGATCCGGTTTGTCGGACGGATCGAGCCCCCCGCGATGCCCGGACTCTACGGGGGAGCCGACATTTTCGTCAACTCTTCCATCCTCGACAACCAGCCGGTGTCGGTGCTGGAGGCGTTCGCGGCCGGGCTCCCCGTGGTGTCCACAGCCGCCGGTGATCTCGCGAACCTGGTTCGCGACGGCGAGACCGGCCTCACTGTCCCCCCGGAAGACCCGGCGGCGATGGCCTTGGCCATCGCCGCCCTCCTCGAGGAGCCCGACCGCGCACGATCCCTGGCCCGGCGCGCCCGGCAGGAAGTCGAAAAGCACACCTGGCCTCACACGCGCGAGGCGTGGGCGGCCGTCTATTCGGGCGAAGCGACATGA
- a CDS encoding alginate lyase family protein, translating into MRRGRLRAMGITELAVRGRQEASKWWERIHARAGTGHLDGVSRLLDDRVLEAGPDRFFEGAVSADTPGLLCDRMAEACARAIARADAACRGQFDLLGYCGLFFGDPVDWHLDPVSGRRAPRVHWSRLDPLDPAAVGDSKVVWELNRHQWLVHLGQAYRLTGDERYAAAFARFIREWMRANPRGIGLNWASSLEVALRLISWCWALFLFRGSAALSRDLFAAMVGGIRAHASHVERYLSYYFSPNTHLTGEALGLFYAGVLFPELRSAGRWSELGARILVEQSERQVLPDGVYFEESTCYQRYAVEIYLHFLILAARNGVPVSTAVSARVQRMLDFLLAVRWPDGSIPQIGDADGGWLVPLAPRAPDDFRGVFSTAAAFFGRPDYAWAAGVLAPETVWLLDPAALKAFEALQPAPPATAHSRLFPDGGYAVMRSGWEARAHQLIFDVGPLGDPVSGGHGHADLLSIQCAVFGEPCLVDAGTFSYTADRRWRDFFRSTAAHSTVTVDGQEQAVPAGPFAWEERPRARLLQWLSTEAFDFADAEHDAYSRLQDPVRHRRRVLFVKPRYWVLVDDLEGAAEHLVELRFQFVQVDVGVDPSLWARAQGARGWGLFIRPFAPVALKADVREGELAPIQGWVSLDYGQRLPAPVLIYSTVTRLPLRIATLLFPVEHPLAAPPAVSPLVSEGRWPVGLAFGDRQESIRFDDRGFAVTNWSEPGHEGGT; encoded by the coding sequence ATGAGGCGGGGCCGGCTTCGGGCGATGGGCATCACCGAGCTGGCGGTTCGAGGTCGGCAGGAGGCCTCGAAGTGGTGGGAGCGGATCCATGCCCGTGCCGGGACGGGACATCTCGATGGGGTCTCGAGGCTGCTTGATGATCGCGTTCTGGAGGCCGGTCCCGACCGCTTCTTCGAGGGCGCCGTGAGCGCCGACACGCCGGGGCTCCTCTGCGACAGGATGGCCGAGGCCTGCGCGCGGGCGATCGCCCGTGCCGACGCGGCCTGCCGCGGTCAGTTTGATTTGCTGGGCTACTGCGGGCTCTTCTTTGGCGACCCCGTGGACTGGCACCTGGACCCTGTCTCCGGGCGCCGGGCGCCGCGCGTGCACTGGAGCCGGCTCGATCCCCTTGACCCCGCCGCCGTGGGCGACAGCAAGGTGGTCTGGGAGCTGAACCGGCACCAGTGGCTGGTCCACCTCGGCCAGGCGTACCGGTTGACGGGCGACGAGCGCTACGCGGCAGCGTTCGCCAGGTTCATCCGCGAATGGATGCGCGCCAATCCCAGGGGCATCGGCCTCAACTGGGCGAGCAGCCTCGAAGTCGCGCTGCGCCTCATTTCCTGGTGCTGGGCGCTGTTTCTCTTCCGTGGCTCGGCCGCGCTGTCCCGCGACCTGTTCGCGGCCATGGTCGGGGGGATCCGGGCTCACGCCTCGCACGTGGAGCGCTATCTCTCCTACTACTTCTCGCCGAACACCCATCTCACCGGGGAGGCGCTCGGCCTCTTCTACGCCGGGGTCCTCTTCCCGGAGCTCCGCTCGGCTGGACGTTGGAGTGAGTTGGGCGCTCGGATCCTGGTGGAGCAGAGCGAGCGACAGGTGCTCCCGGACGGCGTCTACTTCGAGGAGTCCACCTGCTACCAGCGTTACGCCGTGGAAATTTATCTCCACTTCCTCATCCTGGCCGCGCGGAACGGGGTCCCCGTCTCGACGGCCGTGAGCGCGCGCGTCCAGCGGATGCTCGACTTCCTCCTGGCTGTCCGTTGGCCCGACGGCTCGATCCCGCAGATCGGAGACGCCGACGGCGGATGGCTCGTGCCCCTCGCCCCGAGGGCGCCCGACGATTTCCGGGGCGTCTTTTCCACCGCTGCGGCCTTCTTCGGTCGGCCCGATTACGCCTGGGCGGCCGGTGTGCTGGCGCCCGAGACGGTATGGCTTCTTGACCCGGCGGCGCTGAAGGCCTTCGAGGCCCTCCAGCCCGCTCCCCCGGCGACGGCCCATTCGCGCCTCTTCCCCGACGGGGGATACGCCGTGATGCGGAGCGGCTGGGAGGCCCGCGCCCACCAGCTCATCTTCGACGTGGGCCCTCTCGGTGATCCGGTGAGTGGGGGGCACGGGCACGCCGACCTCCTGAGTATCCAGTGTGCCGTCTTCGGCGAGCCGTGCCTCGTGGACGCCGGAACCTTCTCCTATACCGCTGACCGGCGCTGGCGAGACTTCTTCAGGAGCACGGCGGCCCACAGCACGGTCACGGTGGACGGCCAGGAGCAGGCCGTGCCTGCCGGGCCCTTCGCCTGGGAGGAGCGGCCGCGGGCCCGATTGCTCCAGTGGCTCTCCACCGAGGCCTTCGACTTTGCCGATGCCGAGCACGACGCCTACAGCCGCCTCCAGGATCCGGTGCGCCACCGGCGCAGGGTGCTCTTCGTCAAGCCCCGGTACTGGGTCCTGGTCGATGACCTCGAGGGCGCGGCCGAGCACCTGGTGGAGCTGCGGTTTCAGTTCGTGCAGGTCGACGTCGGCGTCGACCCCTCCCTCTGGGCGCGTGCCCAAGGGGCGAGGGGATGGGGGCTCTTCATCCGGCCATTCGCCCCGGTGGCCCTCAAGGCGGATGTCCGCGAGGGAGAACTTGCGCCGATTCAGGGCTGGGTGTCGCTCGATTACGGCCAGCGCCTGCCGGCGCCCGTGTTGATTTACTCGACCGTGACTCGCCTCCCCCTGCGGATCGCCACGCTGCTCTTCCCTGTCGAGCATCCTCTGGCCGCCCCTCCTGCCGTTTCTCCGCTGGTCAGTGAAGGGCGATGGCCCGTAGGTCTCGCCTTTGGGGACAGGCAAGAGAGCATCCGTTTTGATGACCGAGGCTTCGCCGTTACGAATTGGTCGGAACCGGGTCACGAGGGAGGGACATGA
- a CDS encoding class I SAM-dependent methyltransferase, with the protein MMRRLKAEARPSGSASRTCATYSDWDVYSFGLELGLRSLPVAPREGIKRLILPVEYVRCAEFRYVLRHLDVRSGHLVLDIGSPKLLSLFLAARLRPRVYATDLLDYFFGTYGAYADSVLGLNRDHYRMETQDARALTYPDESFDRVFSVSTIEHIPRDGDRAAMQEIARVLRPGGICCLTVPWSDRGYLEEFKRRGDADAYWSASGDEMIFYQRAYDRVTLERRLLRHGGLETVDVSFWGERRVAVEHVLSNRRLPRALRWAMLPLHFPLSRWFLRELTEAEPSRKKVACITLRKPAD; encoded by the coding sequence ATGATGCGCAGGCTGAAGGCGGAGGCTAGACCCTCCGGGAGCGCGTCTCGAACATGCGCAACGTATTCGGACTGGGACGTATACTCCTTCGGACTGGAGTTAGGACTCCGCAGCCTGCCGGTCGCGCCCCGCGAAGGGATTAAGAGACTGATCTTACCGGTCGAGTACGTGCGCTGCGCTGAGTTCCGGTATGTGCTCAGACACCTCGATGTGAGATCGGGGCACCTCGTGCTCGATATCGGGAGTCCCAAGCTCCTCTCACTGTTCTTGGCGGCTCGGCTCCGCCCGCGAGTATACGCCACCGACCTCCTCGACTACTTCTTTGGCACGTATGGCGCATACGCCGACAGTGTGCTTGGCCTGAACCGAGACCACTACCGGATGGAGACTCAGGATGCCCGCGCCTTGACATATCCCGACGAGTCGTTTGATCGGGTGTTTTCCGTCTCGACGATTGAGCACATCCCCCGCGATGGAGACCGTGCGGCCATGCAGGAAATTGCCCGAGTACTAAGGCCCGGAGGGATCTGCTGCCTGACGGTCCCGTGGAGCGACAGAGGCTACCTTGAAGAATTTAAGCGACGCGGCGATGCCGACGCGTATTGGAGCGCTTCTGGCGACGAGATGATTTTCTACCAGAGAGCCTACGACCGGGTGACGCTCGAGCGCCGTCTCCTCAGGCACGGCGGCTTAGAAACTGTAGACGTGAGCTTTTGGGGAGAGCGGCGGGTTGCGGTAGAGCATGTGCTTTCGAATCGGAGACTGCCCCGAGCACTTCGCTGGGCGATGCTCCCCCTGCACTTCCCGTTGAGTCGGTGGTTCTTACGGGAGCTGACGGAGGCGGAACCGTCACGGAAGAAAGTCGCTTGCATTACGCTCCGCAAGCCTGCCGATTAA